Proteins from one Gossypium raimondii isolate GPD5lz chromosome 8, ASM2569854v1, whole genome shotgun sequence genomic window:
- the LOC105790794 gene encoding zinc finger CCCH domain-containing protein 32, producing the protein MELYGQNPARNGSFSGHQLEWIPAGPETGGLEESMWQLSLRGTGSYPERPGVPDCVYYMRTGFCGYGNRCRYNHPRNRAAVEAAVRATGEYPERPGEPACQFYLKTGTCKFGASCKFHHPKHGGGSFGHVPLNIYGYPLRPGEKECSYYLKTGQCKFGVTCKFHHPQPAGTSMPASAPQFYQPVQSPSVPLPEQYGGAPTSVRVARPPLLPGSYVQGAYGPVLFSPGVVPIPGWSHYSAPVSPALSPGAQPAVGATSLYGLTQLSSSAPSLAGPYSSLPSSTGPSSSNQKEQTFPERPGERECQYYLRTGNCKFGSSCRYHHPRDKVVQQTNCILSPMGLPLRPGVQPCAFYLQNGHCKFGSTCKFDHPIGTMRYSPSASSLIDIPVAPYPVGSLLATLAPSSSSSELLPEMISRSKKDSYLSRISSSASTASSSVGLIFSQTGSVHFSDFQLSSQSLSSSRSTIQGAEVHSN; encoded by the exons ATGGAGTTGTACGGTCAAAACCCGGCGCGGAATGGATCTTTTTCGGGTCATCAGCTCGAATGGATTCCCGCTGGTCCCGAAACTGGCGGCCTTGAag AATCCATGTGGCAGTTATCGTTGAGGGGCACCGGATCGTACCCGGAACGGCCCGGGGTACCTGACTGTGTTTACTATATGCGAACCGGATTCTGTGGATACGGTAATAGGTGCCGTTATAATCATCCTCGTAACCGTGCCGCG GTTGAGGCTGCTGTAAGAGCTACAGGGGAGTACCCTGAACGACCTGGGGAACCTGCATGTCAG ttttatttaaaaactggAACCTGTAAATTTGGTGCCTCCTGTAAATTCCACCATCCAAAACACGGAGGTGGATCCTTTGGCCATGTTCCGTTGAATATATACGGATACCCATTACGACCG GGTGAGAAAGAATGCTCCTACTATTTGAAAACAGGGCAGTGCAAATTTGGTGTTACTTGTAAATTCCATCATCCTCAACCAGCTGGCACATCAATGCCAGCATCTGCACCTCAATTTTATCAGCCGGTGCAGTCTCCTTCAGTCCCTCTACCTGAACAGTATGGGGGGGCACCCACCAGTGTGAGAGTGGCGAGGCCTCCATTATTACCTGGTTCATATGTTCAAGGGGCTTATGGTCCTGTACTGTTTTCCCCTGGAGTGGTTCCTATTCCTGGTTGGAGTCACTACTCG GCACCCGTAAGCCCGGCACTCTCCCCTGGTGCACAACCTGCTGTTGGAGCAACTTCTCTCTATGGACTAACACAGTTATCTTCTTCAGCACCTTCACTTGCAGGACCTTATTCTTCCTTGCCCTCTTCTACTGGTCCTTCAAGCAGTAACCAGAAGGAACAAACATTTCCAGAGAGACCTGGTGAACGTGAATGCCAATACTATTTGAGGACCGGCAACTGTAAATTTGGATCTTCTTGTAGGTATCATCATCCTAGAGACAAGGTTGTGCAACAAACAAATTGCATCCTCAGCCCAATGGGACTTCCTTTACGTCCG GGGGTGCAGCCTTGTGCTTTCTACTTGCAGAATGGGCACTGCAAGTTTGGTTCTACTTGCAAATTTGATCATCCAATAGGAACAATGAGATATAGTCCGTCAGCGTCATCTCTCATTGATATTCCAGTTGCACCCTATCCAGTTGGGTCTTTGCTGGCTACATTAGCcccttcttcctcttcttctgaATTACTGCCTGAGATGATTTCAAGGTCCAAGAAGGACTCCTATCTGAGCAGAATTTCTTCTTCTGCAAGCACAGCTAGTAGTTCAGTTGGTTTGATTTTTTCACAGACTGGATCTGTTCACTTTTCTGATTTTCAGCTTTCAAGTCAGAGTTTAAGCAGTAGCAGAAGTACAATACAGGGTGCTGAGGTTCACTCAAATTGA